AACATTCAATAGTCCAAGAGCTATCAAAAAGGAAACGTGAGCGAGTTGGGCCAAAATTTGAGGAGAATACGAATCACACCAAGCTCCTGCAAACCATCCGAGAAACAAAGGAACTCCAAAACATAATCCAAATCCTATGCCAGCCAACGCATCTTGGTTCCAAACATCTTGTGCATATAAAATGACACTATAGTTAGTTAGGTGGCCCGCTAAAAAATCTAAAAAGGAAGCGGATAAAAATCGAAACATTTGTCCTTGGTTATAAGTATTCATCTGGTTCATTTACTTTGTGTGACTTCCATAAGAGTTGGTTGGCCATCTTCAATTTGCCAACTTGGGAATGCACCATTTGAAGAATATGCTTTTCCATCTGGTGAAAATTCGATATCCCTAGTGAATGTTACCTTTCGACTCATAGGATATACTTTCCATGTTTCGGTTTTTATATCCATCGACATAAGATTGTCTGAAGATGTTCCCGTCACCCAAACGAGGTTTGTTTTTCTATCCACGTTTAATGAGTAAGGTGTTTCCACTCCATCCACAGCTGTCGGCAAAGGAAAAATTTTAAATTTTCCATCTTCTGGAGTGTACTTAGCAATGGAACCTTCTGGAAAGACAGATATCCAAACATGATTGTCGCGATCTACACGAAGTCGTCTTGGTCCTTGGAAAGGAGTGTCAATCAATCGAAAGGAAAAATCTTTTGGATTGATCATACCAATTGTGTCAGCATGTAACCTTGTGAACCAAACAGTTCCATTGGGAGCAACGTCAATTCCGTAAGGCAAAGGCATTCCACTCACACGTTCATCTACAGGCAACAAATGCATTGGAAAACCCCAGTTCATGAGTTTCACAATGAAACCACTGATCCATAAACTAAAACTTTCTTTTTTGGTTCGTGCAGGTAAATCAAAGTAACGGAATGTTAAATCTTTCCGATTGAACATCCCAACTTGATTGGAAAGGGCAAGTGTAAACCAAACTCGGTCTTCTTCATCGATACGAATGGTGTGAGGGTAAAGTCCGTTTTGGAATTCATGATCTTTGAACTGTTTGGTTTTCGGATCAAATTCAGTGATTCGTTTTTGTAAAGATGGAGTGATGAAAATATTCCCATCAACAGGTGATTCAGCAAGGGAATGCAAACCAACATAGGTTTCGTGTTTTTGGAAAGATCGTAATCTACCTGGTAATAATCCACCCAATTCGTCGTCTGGTTGTTTTGGAACTTTGTAGACAACCGTTTTACCAGTGTTAGGATCTATTTCCCAAAGGCGATCTTGGATATTATCTCCTACATACACAAGACCAGTTTTTTTATGGAATAATAAATCATGCATTTGGGAAAAACTATCTCCCATTGGCCATTCACGGATCATTGCACCGTATAATTCTTTGCCCCAAGGACGGCCAGGGTAAACACGTTCAGGGTGTTTGAGTAAATCAACATAAGCATTCGAAAGTAAAGCCGGAAGTTTTTTCTTTGCTTTGCCATGTGGTCTTGCGCCGTATCCCATCATTCGATTGATGATTTCTTCCCAATCTCCTTCCGAATAAGCACGCCTCATAAAAAAACTACCTTGTTGGTGGCAAAATCCACATTGTTCCAAATAAGTTTTTCGTAAGTCTTTGTCTTCTCCAAAGTCTAGAGCCGCAACCCAACTATTGGAAGGGTATTGCCCTACTAATAAATTGAGATCAGTTTCCTTTTCCATCCGGAAGGATACATTTGAAACATTGGAATAAGAGCGAAGGTTTACATCTTTGTAACCAATTTTACGCAAACGAATGTTCACCTTCGGAGCATAAGGAAAGGAAATATTTACCTTTCCATTAGGGTTGGTAAACATAGTAACTTCTGGAGTGATATAAAATTCTAATCTTTCTGGGGGATATCCATGGTCATCTCGGGGAGGGACTTGTGGTTTTTCCGCTTTGATTGTCACCATGACTAAATCTAAGTTTTTTCCGCTTCCATCTTTAACATCTACTTGTATGGCAGATAACGAAGTATAGGTGAATAAAAATCCTAAGATTAATAGTTTAATTTTCATCATAGGGAACTCCTTTGGCATTTAAATACGCGATGAATGTTTCTTTGGAATTGTATTTGGGAGTGTAACCAAACACAGTTTTTAATTGTTTGTTTGCCAACACTGGCCGATACCGCAAAAAATCAATTTGGTCTGGACCATATTGGGTGAGCCTAAACAATCTCAAGATCCATAAAACAGATTGTAAAAGCAAAGCAGGGATTGGTACGTAAGGTTTGCGGATCATTTGACTGATTTCTTTTAAACTAAGTGCTCCATCTCCTGCTAAATTAAACTTCCCGTCTTTTTTTTCAGCAATCCCTCTTGTGATAATTTGAATCACATCCTCATCCCAAATGAAAACAAAGGGACTTTTATGACCAAGGATTCCCATCACAAATGGTTTCTGGAACATATCAGTGATTAGATTATTCACTGTTTTTCCAAGGATAGTGCCGGGGCGTAAAATCAGTTGTTTCAATTGTGGAAATATGGATTTATATTCTGTTAATAATTCTTCCACTTCTCGTTTGTGTTTAGAATAGACAAATGCAGAATGGCCACGAAGAGGATCAGTTTCTTCAATCCATTCTTTGTTTTCTTTATGATACCCGTAGGCAGCACCAGAACTTGTGATGATGATTTGTTCCGTTTTTGCATAAACAGCACCATCTAACACATTTTTGGTTCCCTGTACATCAATTTTCCATTGTATTTCTTCACTCATACCTGGTGGAGGATTGAGGATAGATGCTAAGTGAACAATGGAATTCGGTTTCCATTCCTGAACCAATTCAATCACTGCATTCCGATCACTAATGTCCAAAATCTGGAATTCAAATCTAGGAGATACAACCATAGGAGACATGATTTTGATATCCGTTGCCAAAATCTGCCAACTCGGAAAAGTATCTAATAAGTGTTTGATGAGAGTGGAACCAATGTATCCTGCTCCACCTGTAACTAATACTTTCAATTTAGTTTCCTTCGAGAGGGGGGCGGCTTTTCCAATAGGAAACTAATACCAAACCTGAAATAATATGCCATATTCCCCAAAAAGCTGCCACCAAAGCCATATTAGGTTCTGCTTGGAATTGTGTGAGTATAAGACCTAAAGCAAGACCAGAATTTTGCATACCAACCTCAATGGTGATCGCACGTTTGTTTGTTTCATTTTGACGAAAGAGTCTAGCAATCAAATTTCCGATGCAAAGTGCTATGAAATTATGAAACACAACGATGATAAAAACAAACCCAAGATTATCTAAAAATATTTTCCAATTTCCACCAACGGCAAATGCAACAAAAACTACAAATGCAAGGGAAGATATTCTTTTGAAAAATGGAGTGATTTTGTGTGCAAATCCTGTAAAATAATTACCAAGAATCATACCAAGTAGTAATGGTACCAAAAGTAAGACGATCATACTTTTGATGATCATCAAACTATCAATTCTAAGTTCTCCTGAACCAGATATCATAGCATACGTTACTGGATTTAAATTTGCCGTTAATGTGAAGTTAAGTGGTAATGTGATTATGGCAAATACACTGGAAACTGCTGTCATACTCACTGAAAGTGCAGTGTTCCCTTTCGCAAGATGTGTGATGATATTGGATAAGTTTCCACCTGGACTCGAAGCCACTAACAACATTCCTAACTCAATCCCGGAAGGAAGATCCAAAAGCAGTGTGATGAGTAAAGTAACCCAAGGCAAAAACACAACTTGGCCAATAAGTCCAGCGAGGGCTGCCATAGGTCTTTGTAAAACAGCTTTAAATGCAATGAATCGAAGTTCTAATGCAACTCCAAAAATCATGAGAGCCAAAACCAAACCCAATACAATTTGGTAATCGTTGTTATAATTCATATTTGAATCTTCCTAGCGAACCTTCATAACCAAACATAAAGCAGTTGAGTTATGAACAAATGTTCATCGGAGTAATATTTTATGGGAGAAAGAGGATATACTATCTTTTTTTATGTTCAAAACCACACAAACCAAAGTTATTTCTGAACAGTAAGTTCTAAAATTGGACGGATCCGCAATGTTTGCGGACCGGGCTTTCCGTTCCAATCTTTCGCTTCGCGAAAGGATTTCCACTGCAATCCCTTCCGTTTTTCTAACGACTAACGATTTGATTTGCGAATCACTAACTTAAGTCCAGACCATGTTGTATCAATGGCACAAACTTTTATATCCACAAGTCCGAGTTCCAATGCAAAGTTACGAATGAGATTTTCATTCATATCAGAAACTATTTTTGCAGTTTTTTTGGGCCAAGAGACCCAGATCATACCATTTCGTTTCAAATAAGGAATGAGATTTGGAAATGTTGTTTTGAATTCTTTTTCTTGTTTGGAGAAATAATGGATGAAATCCAAATCCTTGCGAAGTGAAGTAACGATGGAGACTTGGTCTGGCAACTTTCCCCAATCCTCCATATTTTGATCTTTTGGCAAATTAAGAAAATAAAGGAACATATTCTCTTTAATTCCTAATTTTTCTATCACCGATTTTCCAGAATACCCAACCATCTTTGTATCCATTCCATTTCACCTTGTTTAGAAACCAATCTATGGATCCATTCTAAAGAGAAAAAAATAAGCTACTTTACCAAAAAATTCAAACTCGACAGTTAGATTCATACCTTTTTTTTAGTAGACTATAGTTGGTCATCGGAAATTTTTTTACGATCCACTTTTGACTGATTCTAAATGGATTTTGAGGGTATAGAGTGTTAACAATCGCAGATCTTTGGAAACAAGGAAAAATCATCATCAATCGAATTCGTTTCGGATTAGTATTATTATTCCTGCTTGCTATGATTGGATCCAAAGACGAATTCCAACCCAAGATGTTTCTCGTCCACATGGTTGGAACGTGTACGATGGGATTTTATTGTGCCATTGCTTACGTCTTAGAAAAAAAAACTAACCCACCTACTTGGTTTCATAAAATCCTCATTATATTGGATACTCTTGTTTTATCTATGACGATCATCTTGGACTGTTCATTAAGTTTAAATGAAGCGGAAGCAGCACTTGCAAATGCCGTTGTTTATTTTATCTTTTTTTTCAATGCTATCTATTCTGGTTTTTTGGGTGATCGTAAATTTGTTTTGATCAACTCATTTCTTGGAGCTTTTTTAGCTGCTGTTGCTTTAGTTGTGGCTGTGAAAATTGGTGGAGTCCAACTCTCCGTAGACCCAGACCAATCCCGTCAAATTGGTTATGTTGGTCTTGCTGGTGAAGTGATGAAACCTATTTTTATTTTGATTGCTGGTTACATAGTAAGTTTACTTGTCCAACTCCTAACAAAAATTAGTTCACTTGCGGAAGTCAAAGCAGACGAAGCAGAAATTTTACTCAACCAAGCAAAAGAAAGGAGTAAAGTTTCAGCCAATGCCGCGATAAAACTGGAAAGTTCTATAAATAACTTTAGTAAATTTGTTTCTGATACCTCTATTAAATTAGAATCACAAGCTGCATCCTTAGAAGAAATCACCGCCGTGATTTCAGAACTTTCTAGTTCTTTTGAGTCGAACGGAGCCTCAATTGAAGAACAAAACAACAAAGTTCAAAGTATGGTTGCCGACACAGTAGATTTAAAAGAAACGGTAGACCAAATACTAATACAAAGTGAACAACTTGTAGAAATTGCAGAGATTAATAAAAAGGAAAGTATGTCTGTTACAGAAGTGGCTGACCAAACAGCTACTCATTTGGAATCAATCCAATCTTCATTTGACCAAGTGAATGAAATTAACAACATCGTTGCTGAAATCGGTGAAAAAACAAACTTACTTGCGTTAAATGCATCAATTGAAGCAGCACGGGCTGGTGATGTCGGAAAAGGATTTGCAGTTGTTGCCAATGAGGTAAGTAAACTCGCTGAATTCACAAAAAATAACGTAAAACGAATTTCAAGTGTTGTAAAAAGTTCGAAAGAAATCATTACCAATGCAAGGAATGCTTCCAAAAGTACTGGTGAATTGGCAAAATCCCAAATTGAACGCCTGAACCAAACTTTGGTCCAAATACAAAACATGAACCAATTGTATGTAGAACAAAGGAATACTTTATCTACTATTCTTTCTGAACTTTCCCAAATCCGAGAATTATCCAACCAAATAGCTGGATCGACCAAAGAACAAATGTTAGGTCAAAAAGAAGCTTCAAAAGGGATCATCCAATTGGAGATGGAAGTAAACGAAATCAGCCGTGCTTCGAAAGACCTAGAAGAACATATCCAAATGATCAAAGAAGAAGCCAATACTTTGGCTTCGATGGGTCAAAATTGAACTAGGTTGTATCAAAAAGGGCAAAATCGAAACGATCTAATTTTTACTTATTTAATTTAATCTGAGCAAAACAAAACTAAGTATGCCCAGATTAGAAATTGTGATCAATTCAAATCAGTCCTGAAAAACCCCAGGATCTCATCACGCACAAGGTCTGATCGTAAAATCATTTTATGTCCTAAACCTTCTGTGGTGATGAGTTTCCCTTGTTTCCATGACCGACTGACCAATTCTCCCATGGAATAAGGAATTTCTAAATCATCTCTGTCATGGATGACTAATAATTGATTCTCTAAGTTTGGACCAATTGTTTCTAGGTCGATACTTGCCATAGTTCGTTTCACTTTATTTTCCAATACATTTCGCATATTGGAAATTTCTATTTCATTCAATTGGAAGTACTGACTAAAGTCATTGATCAATATTTCTAATTTGGAAGGTGGTGATATATATACTAATTTTTTTGCACTCACACCTAATTCCTGTGCAACGGATGCTACAGCACCTCCGAAAGAATGAGTGATGATAAAATCAGGATTACCAATTTTTTTAGTGAGTTCATTTACGATTTTTGCAGATAACACAATATTGGAATACCGACCCGAAGAAAAACCATGGCCTGGTAAATCTAATCCAATCACTTTATATCCTTCTTCGATTAGTGAAGGTATGAACCTAGAAAAGTTTCCCGTGTGTCCATTCCAACCATGAACAAGTAAAACTGTTTTCCTTTGGTTCACATTTTCATTCCAAACATAGTACTGAATTTTATGTTCATTCACCTTTAGTGTATATTTAGTGGCTTTCTCTAATACATCCATTTCCTTCCTAGAAGGATTTTGTTTTTGAGTTTTTAAAAATTTTTGTGTTGTGACATACCCAATCCATTGAGGATTCTTTTTTGCGAATTCCCATTTTTTTTCCATAG
The sequence above is a segment of the Leptospira sp. WS39.C2 genome. Coding sequences within it:
- a CDS encoding lyase yields the protein MKIKLLILGFLFTYTSLSAIQVDVKDGSGKNLDLVMVTIKAEKPQVPPRDDHGYPPERLEFYITPEVTMFTNPNGKVNISFPYAPKVNIRLRKIGYKDVNLRSYSNVSNVSFRMEKETDLNLLVGQYPSNSWVAALDFGEDKDLRKTYLEQCGFCHQQGSFFMRRAYSEGDWEEIINRMMGYGARPHGKAKKKLPALLSNAYVDLLKHPERVYPGRPWGKELYGAMIREWPMGDSFSQMHDLLFHKKTGLVYVGDNIQDRLWEIDPNTGKTVVYKVPKQPDDELGGLLPGRLRSFQKHETYVGLHSLAESPVDGNIFITPSLQKRITEFDPKTKQFKDHEFQNGLYPHTIRIDEEDRVWFTLALSNQVGMFNRKDLTFRYFDLPARTKKESFSLWISGFIVKLMNWGFPMHLLPVDERVSGMPLPYGIDVAPNGTVWFTRLHADTIGMINPKDFSFRLIDTPFQGPRRLRVDRDNHVWISVFPEGSIAKYTPEDGKFKIFPLPTAVDGVETPYSLNVDRKTNLVWVTGTSSDNLMSMDIKTETWKVYPMSRKVTFTRDIEFSPDGKAYSSNGAFPSWQIEDGQPTLMEVTQSK
- a CDS encoding NAD-dependent epimerase/dehydratase family protein is translated as MKVLVTGGAGYIGSTLIKHLLDTFPSWQILATDIKIMSPMVVSPRFEFQILDISDRNAVIELVQEWKPNSIVHLASILNPPPGMSEEIQWKIDVQGTKNVLDGAVYAKTEQIIITSSGAAYGYHKENKEWIEETDPLRGHSAFVYSKHKREVEELLTEYKSIFPQLKQLILRPGTILGKTVNNLITDMFQKPFVMGILGHKSPFVFIWDEDVIQIITRGIAEKKDGKFNLAGDGALSLKEISQMIRKPYVPIPALLLQSVLWILRLFRLTQYGPDQIDFLRYRPVLANKQLKTVFGYTPKYNSKETFIAYLNAKGVPYDEN
- a CDS encoding bile acid:sodium symporter family protein, which translates into the protein MNYNNDYQIVLGLVLALMIFGVALELRFIAFKAVLQRPMAALAGLIGQVVFLPWVTLLITLLLDLPSGIELGMLLVASSPGGNLSNIITHLAKGNTALSVSMTAVSSVFAIITLPLNFTLTANLNPVTYAMISGSGELRIDSLMIIKSMIVLLLVPLLLGMILGNYFTGFAHKITPFFKRISSLAFVVFVAFAVGGNWKIFLDNLGFVFIIVVFHNFIALCIGNLIARLFRQNETNKRAITIEVGMQNSGLALGLILTQFQAEPNMALVAAFWGIWHIISGLVLVSYWKSRPPLEGN
- a CDS encoding DUF3052 domain-containing protein — translated: MDTKMVGYSGKSVIEKLGIKENMFLYFLNLPKDQNMEDWGKLPDQVSIVTSLRKDLDFIHYFSKQEKEFKTTFPNLIPYLKRNGMIWVSWPKKTAKIVSDMNENLIRNFALELGLVDIKVCAIDTTWSGLKLVIRKSNR
- a CDS encoding methyl-accepting chemotaxis protein, coding for MLTIADLWKQGKIIINRIRFGLVLLFLLAMIGSKDEFQPKMFLVHMVGTCTMGFYCAIAYVLEKKTNPPTWFHKILIILDTLVLSMTIILDCSLSLNEAEAALANAVVYFIFFFNAIYSGFLGDRKFVLINSFLGAFLAAVALVVAVKIGGVQLSVDPDQSRQIGYVGLAGEVMKPIFILIAGYIVSLLVQLLTKISSLAEVKADEAEILLNQAKERSKVSANAAIKLESSINNFSKFVSDTSIKLESQAASLEEITAVISELSSSFESNGASIEEQNNKVQSMVADTVDLKETVDQILIQSEQLVEIAEINKKESMSVTEVADQTATHLESIQSSFDQVNEINNIVAEIGEKTNLLALNASIEAARAGDVGKGFAVVANEVSKLAEFTKNNVKRISSVVKSSKEIITNARNASKSTGELAKSQIERLNQTLVQIQNMNQLYVEQRNTLSTILSELSQIRELSNQIAGSTKEQMLGQKEASKGIIQLEMEVNEISRASKDLEEHIQMIKEEANTLASMGQN
- a CDS encoding alpha/beta hydrolase gives rise to the protein MNTNSTIVRTINGVYPIPMEKKWEFAKKNPQWIGYVTTQKFLKTQKQNPSRKEMDVLEKATKYTLKVNEHKIQYYVWNENVNQRKTVLLVHGWNGHTGNFSRFIPSLIEEGYKVIGLDLPGHGFSSGRYSNIVLSAKIVNELTKKIGNPDFIITHSFGGAVASVAQELGVSAKKLVYISPPSKLEILINDFSQYFQLNEIEISNMRNVLENKVKRTMASIDLETIGPNLENQLLVIHDRDDLEIPYSMGELVSRSWKQGKLITTEGLGHKMILRSDLVRDEILGFFRTDLN